One stretch of Clavelina lepadiformis chromosome 6, kaClaLepa1.1, whole genome shotgun sequence DNA includes these proteins:
- the LOC143462922 gene encoding LOW QUALITY PROTEIN: UTP--glucose-1-phosphate uridylyltransferase-like (The sequence of the model RefSeq protein was modified relative to this genomic sequence to represent the inferred CDS: substituted 1 base at 1 genomic stop codon) produces the protein MQCQNIRYPRINKESLLPIAQTCDDPLEAWYPPGHGDVYECFAKSDLLKKFLDEGREFMFVSNIDNLGATVDLRILNMLANPADQSKPCEFVMEVTDKTRADVKGGTLIEYEKKLRLLEIAQVPKEYVDEFKSVSKFKIFNTNNLWMKMSAVQRLSDSSELDMEVIVNNKRLSNGTNVIQLETACGAGIXNFNNAIGINVPRSRFLPVKKTSDLLLVMSNLYELTHGSMRMSSHRQFPTTPLVKLGDEHFSKIHKFLGRFANIPDMLELDHLTVSGDVTFGKDVTLKGTVIIIANHGERIDIPSGAFLENKIVTGNLRILDH, from the exons ATGCAATGTCAAAATATAAG ATATCCGCGAATAAACAAGGAATCTCTGCTTCCTATTGCACAAACCTGCGATGACCCGCTGGAGGCCTGGTACCCTCCAGGTCACGGCGATGTGTACGAGTGTTTCGCCAAATCCGATTTACTCAAGAAATTTCTAGACGAAGGCCGGGAGTTCATGTTCGTTTCAAATATCGACAACCTTGGCGCTACAGTTGACCTTC GTATCTTGAATATGTTGGCCAACCCTGCCGACCAATCAAAGCCTTGTGAATTCGTCATGGAAGTAACTGATAAGACGCGAGCCGACGTCAAA GGAGGAACTCTGATTGAGTATGAGAAAAAACTCCGTTTGCTTGAGATCGCTCAAGTGCCCAAGGAATACGTAGATGAGTTCAAGAGCGTCTCCAAGTTCAAGATTTTCAACACCAACAATTTATGGATGAAGATGTCAGCCGTCCAACGTCTTTCTGACTCCAGTGAACTCGACATGGAAGTCATTGTTAATAATAAG AGATTGTCAAACGGCACCAACGTCATTCAGCTAGAGACTGCTTGCGGCGCTggaatataaaattttaataatgcAATTG GCATCAACGTACCGCGTAGTCGCTTCCTCCCAGTGAAGAAGACATCGGACCTCCTCCTTGTGATGAGCAACCTCTACGAGCTCACCCACGGCAGTATGAGGATGAGCAGTCATCGACAATTCCCGACCACTCCGCTGGTCAAGCTTGGAGATGAACATTTCTCCAAG ATTCACAAGTTTTTGGGTCGGTTCGCAAACATCCCTGATATGCTCGAATTAGATCATCTCACGGTCAGTGGTGACGTCACGTTTGGGAAGGATGTCACTCTCAAG GGAACTGTTATTATCATCGCTAATCACGGAGAGAGGATCGATATCCCATCCGGAGCTTTCCTGGAGAACAAGATCGTGACCGGCAACCTCCGCATCCTCGATCATTGA